A single genomic interval of Flavihumibacter rivuli harbors:
- a CDS encoding efflux RND transporter periplasmic adaptor subunit: MSRLNWLLVLATPLFIAGCTANSAEKNKKDIPEVPVMALTQVDTLLNSAYVADIQAVRNVEIRSKGHGFLESILVDEGQFVRKGQVLFKMNKAEFANALAKADANYLNALAEVKSAELEMQRVKLLAEKNVVAGSELDLAKAKLDASRAKAKEAQAEKERAALNLSYAEIRAPFDGYINRIPLKAGSLLEEGSLLTTLSDNAEVYAYFNVSENEYLQFSRKKQEGSDDPIALELADGSHYKYHGKIETMEGEFDESTGSIAFRARFPNPDRLLKHGATGKVKLTNAVNDVVMVPQKSVFEIQDKSFVFTVDQSNRIHQRSFIPGSRLAQSYLVVSGLQPGEKIVYEGAQNLRDGMEVKPRYTVVKQ; the protein is encoded by the coding sequence ATGTCACGACTGAACTGGCTACTGGTTCTTGCTACCCCATTGTTTATTGCCGGCTGTACAGCCAATTCCGCAGAGAAAAATAAGAAAGATATTCCTGAAGTGCCGGTAATGGCGCTCACCCAGGTTGATACCCTCTTGAATTCCGCTTATGTAGCGGATATCCAGGCCGTGCGAAACGTGGAGATCCGTTCAAAGGGTCACGGCTTCCTGGAAAGTATCCTGGTTGATGAAGGCCAATTTGTAAGGAAAGGACAGGTTTTGTTCAAGATGAATAAAGCGGAGTTCGCCAATGCGTTGGCAAAGGCGGATGCCAATTACCTGAATGCCCTGGCTGAAGTAAAATCGGCTGAGCTGGAAATGCAGCGGGTGAAGCTGTTGGCAGAAAAGAATGTGGTGGCCGGATCTGAACTTGATTTGGCGAAGGCTAAGCTGGATGCGTCACGCGCCAAGGCAAAAGAAGCCCAGGCAGAGAAAGAAAGGGCGGCCCTTAATTTGTCCTATGCTGAGATCCGTGCACCTTTCGATGGCTATATCAACCGGATCCCATTGAAGGCTGGTTCATTGCTGGAAGAAGGTTCATTGCTCACCACCTTATCGGATAACGCAGAAGTATATGCGTATTTCAATGTATCCGAGAATGAATACTTACAATTCTCCCGAAAAAAGCAGGAGGGGTCGGACGATCCCATTGCCTTGGAACTGGCCGATGGCTCCCATTATAAATACCACGGAAAGATCGAGACCATGGAGGGGGAGTTTGATGAAAGTACGGGTTCCATTGCCTTCCGTGCACGCTTCCCGAATCCTGACAGGCTCCTGAAGCATGGCGCCACCGGTAAAGTAAAACTCACCAATGCGGTGAACGATGTGGTAATGGTTCCGCAGAAATCGGTTTTCGAGATCCAGGATAAATCATTTGTGTTTACCGTGGACCAATCCAATCGCATCCACCAACGCAGCTTTATCCCCGGCAGCCGCCTGGCACAATCCTACCTGGTAGTATCAGGTTTGCAGCCCGGTGAGAAGATCGTTTATGAAGGCGCGCAGAACCTGCGTGATGGTATGGAAGTGAAGCCGCGCTACACTGTCGTTAAGCAATAA